The sequence ATGCCTTCAGGTAAATTCCTACTCTTAACGAAGTTAAATCCTTTGATTGAAATTAGTTGTGTTCTTGAATTTTGAGCAGCCGTGATACAAAGCGTGTAGAAGAGAGTGAAAAAGGCGGCTCTTGACGAGGTGCCTTTAGCAACCTCCTGATGACGGTGCCTGTCTCCCGATTCCCAAATCccattttcacatggaaaagcATCAGCATAGCAGAGGcaagcactttattttttaggGGGCTTCCTATAGCAAAAGGTGCTGGGGTACGTGGCTCCTGATGCCAGGAGGAGTTGCTGGAGAACCCAGCCTTGTTCTTGCTCCGCAgctgcattatttaaaatatcagcattttcCTCGCTCTCTGCTTCCCGTCTCCCAACacccagtggaaaaaaataaatggcaacCAGCATGCTCTActcacagcaaaacaaatgttatttattaGAGTCCTCCTGTGGTCAGAGGACGTCTGACTGTAAAATAACTGGAGATTTTTCTGCTAACTGGAAGCGTGATGCTCTGAGACAATTTCCAGGCAGTGTATATTTTCAGCTAAGTTTTATTTACGTCAGCGTAGCGATTTGCAGTATCACCGTTAGCAAAGAGTGAGGCAGGAGTTGTTTTAGCTAGAAtgaattctttcattttttttaggaagaaaattttgaTTAAGTTGTGACTCGGTTCCCTTAGCTCCACGCGTtgagatgcttttcttttcaagagGGAGGGCATAAACCTCCTTGGCGGGCATGCCGCTTGCCGCCTGCCCTTGTGGCAAGGAGcagctggggcgggggggagcgagGCGTGCGTCGTTAGGGAGGGTTCCTTTGCCCTGCGCTAATCACCTTCTCCTGTCTTAATTTGGCACGGCGCAGCGCCCTGCGTGCAGGACGGAGGCAGATCTGCGTACGGCTCTCCTATCTGAGCCAGCACATTTCGGAGGATAAATCTTCGCCGGACTTAATGTTCTCCCAAGGAGCTTTAATATCCCTGAAGGCTTTCGGCTCTTCCTAGGGGTGGGGGACGGCGCAGGCAGAGAGCTAATTACAGCGGGGGCCTCTTCTAGCCGTTCCCCTACCAAGGTCAGAAAAACTCCTTTGAAGAGAGGGTGAGGAGGGGAATCCACAGAGCCACCCTTCGGATGCTGAGCTCACTTCTTCCCCCTAAAtctgtgggtttggttttttttcccttttcctgcagGAGAGCATGTTTGGGTGGCGGGGCCGAGCCTGTGTCTTCCCACTTATCCTTTCCAGGGCTGTGAGGATGGTGGCCTTTGCCAGCCGGGTGCGAAGGGCTGCTGGATGTCCCCTGTGGGACCCTGGCGTGCTCCGGCCACCTCCTTCTGCCAAACAGCTGGTAGGATTTGCGGGAGCTGCCTCAGGAACTTGCAGATGATACCAAACATTGAGCATCGAAAACGTCTGGGTGTCAGGAAAGATTTATCTTTCTGTGTGTAATTtgcttaatgcttttttttgcccAGCAACTTCCATAATTTAGGGATAATATAACAATCCGCAATACATAATATTTGGTTTTATATGCAAAAAGATGTATATCAGTACAACATGGCTGGATAGATATTGTGGGAGGACTTTCCTTATGTTTTAGTTCTCACTTTTTCTGCATCTCCAGAGCACCCTCACTACTTTATATATATCCTTCTGGTTTGCAAAAGCTCATGGGAAAGAGGAAGACATTCTGAGACCTCTTTGGGTTGGGGATTTCTAAGTTCCTTGagaagagcagcactgcagcctTACAGAGCCAGGCAGAAAATGACTGCATGGAACCAACAGATTGGTACTTCCTAAAGATCTCCTCACCTAGACTCGCAAATCCCTTTCACCAGAAATTCCTGCATACATGCACACAATTGGCAACTTTATTCATCATTTTGGAGTCACTgtatctgttttcttgtttactCGCAATTGAATCTCATTGAGGactttaaagcaaacaaaatgtaaaactgGTAGTTGAAGCAAATTTTGAGTTACTTCATGAGAAGGCACAGACGCTGGTCTGGATGGATGGGCAAAATGTGTTGATTATTCGCAGCCTCCTTGTTTCAGCAACAACTGAATGCCAAGGAAgtagtttgtttcattttttggtttaatttttggTGGAGGCCCTCTGTAGGGGTGTTCATCCCACAGGAGATTTGTGCTACAACATTTTGAGTAAGGTGACACAAGCTAGAAACTGAAATTGAAGTTTGCAAGCAGGGCCATGGAGAAGCGGGGCTGCCTCCAGTCAGCTGGAGGCTGATAAGCTGGAGTTATTTTCATGGCTTCTTTCAGTGGTATTAGATCTGATGCCTTTCCCTACTGTGTGGCTACCGGACAACTTCATATGGTGAAGTTAGAACATTAAATATGTTAATACAgtataaaataaagtataattCTCCCAAGTGAGCACTAGCAGCATTTATGGGTCTGCAGATAGcgtttgtttttctcccatcGTGTCCTAGTATCCCAgttgttaaaataaacaactgCTTTTGATTTGTAGCCATAACTTTACAGTTTAGGAGCCTGTATCTGAAATAACGAATTAGCCACTCActacaaaacactgaaataaaaacagaccAGTGTGTAACTTGGACTCGGCAGCCACCAGCTGCACCTCATCTTGCTAatctttaagctttttttttttttttttaaagcggGGGCTTTTAAGAGTTAAGTTACACaactctctttttatttttaaagtgagtgGATTCCTTGTTGCGTTGTTGAGGATGATAAATTGATACCACATGTTGCTTCCAGACAAAAAAGACTCTGTACTGCAGTGGAAGTACTTGCAGCTGGTGTCTGAGTTAATGGACGGGCTCCACAAGGTAAACACGGGTTGGAAGAGGCTGAAACAGGCACAGGGAGGGggaattttctctgtttaaaggCTCGagcatttgctgctgttgcctGACCAGGACAGAGTGTTGAAATCACACACAGTCCAGCCTTTCTGGGAGGCTTACTCAGTTGTTCGTGTCAAATCACGTATACAGGACTTTGGGAATGTTTGAGTGTCCTCTCTGGGACCTTACCCGTTCGCAGTCTTACCAAAAAATCAAGAGACACATGTGTAATTAGGACATGGTAGCcgatttcattttttttggcGAGCAAAATGTGCCTGGTTCCCTCAAGGTGCAGTGGATCGACATTTACAAAAGCTGAGAGTGTGGCCCCGAGTTTGGGGAAAGTGCTGTCACCCCACGTGTTGCTGCCCTGGCTACTGGTGGGCACCCAGCCGCATCCCTTCTCCTGATGCCGTCAGCCTAAGCTGAGGTAGGGTAGCAGCACTGCTTGCCTGTGGCACTATACCACCCTCTGCTCACACCAAATCTGACCTGCCTTGTGTGTTCCTCTGCCCTGGGTCTTCCTCGTCTCCAGGGCTGGTCATTCTTCCCTGCAGGGCCACTTCCCCGGGGGACTGGGACCTGGCTGGGGATGCTCTTGATCTTATCTGCAGGAACCTCAGTCTTCTGGCTCTTAGCAGAGCGCACAGAGTTCTTCAAGTCCGGTATAAATAGTAACACTAATAAAGGGAGGAGCTCATCGTATTTCTtttctactctgctcttgtaCAGTCTGTATGTTGTACCCATCAGTGTATCTGAGCTCTTTCCAAGGTGTCTGCAGCCTGGCTAGCATCTGTCCCATCTACATATGGTCTCCAGGACAGATTGACGGGAGTTCCTTTATAGATCTTTTAAAGTTTCTCATTGCATTTTGGCATGGAAAAATGTGTTATGTTTCTATCATCATGGCCTAATCTGGCTCCCACATAAGTCAAAGACAAATCCCCATTCATTTGATCAGCAGCGGGTTCAAATGATAAACTCTTTGCTTCCCCACCTCCTTTGCGATTTGTCACATGGTCATATATTACTAATGTGCGTGGTTGTGAGCAAAGATTGTCCCatgatattttcatatattttaagcAGATGGGAACATTCTTTGACAGCTTAGAAACCAGGTAGAAAATACAGTTATGTCCATCCAGATTGCACCCTGGTAGCGCAGCGCAACAGCCTTTACTGATGTGAATTGTTAGTCCTGGTGACTTCTGTAGCAAAACTTGGATGTGAAGGGATAATAGGATCCAGCCCTAATTTGATTTGGCAGAGCATCCAACACAAGGAGAAACCAAGAAACTCAGATAGAGTTGCTGAAGAGGTTAGCGGGGGAGGTTACGTGAAATAAGTGGGTTTTAAGGCAGTGTTTGAACAGAGGGTGGAGATGGggtacacaaaaataaattggcCCATAATTATGCTTACGTAAACAATCTTCctacagaagaaaagtaaagaaaaacagaagccgGAGTGTAAGTGGCGTATTGCGTaatgtaaaggaaaacaaactgcttGGATTTTTTATAACCACCGATTTTCAATGCAAAAGTATTATTACgttcttttattatttgtgtAATACCAACACTGAGCAAAAAGAtataataagaagaaaattacacatgtgcacacacatatcTACACATGCAGGAGCCCTCATCCTGAAAGGTGCTTCAGTCTCACAATTTTACCATTTAGGATTTTTCATGGTTTAGGCCCAAAAGTTTCGTACTATGACTACCATCAGCAGAAATAAGCCATTTTATGAGAATACCATAGGTTGAAAACTGTTAGCTGCTAACACTTTGGCTGGGTGTTTTTATATCTGAAGCTATGTGGCACGCTGCGTATGCCACCTCAGGTGTTTCTTTTCCGTgttttctaagatttttttcattagcaaGAGTCATGGTGCTGTGTATTCTTATACCCAGCATTTTTAAGTGGGGAACAGCATGGTTTCTATGGCTTTTGTAGCCTAGCTTGGTGTGGTGGTCCAGCTCTGGTTGTCCTcgtcctgctgccagctctttGCCAGGAGAGATCCCCATGCGGATGTTCTCACAAGTGGTTGTCTGTGAAAGTCACGGGGGATGAATGTGAGAGCTACCTGCATTGATGCAGTACAAGCTGAAATAtcaaaaaaggttatttttcaaaaaaacagcaATTCTCCAGCCAGCTGGGAGAAACCTGAGGAAGAAAGCAGTGGCGCCTAGTTGTTAGAAGTTAGAAACAGACTGTTGCCAGACTCAAAATATAGTTAAAATGTCATcagttaaataataaaaagctctTTCCTTCCTTAGACTAAAGAACTATTATGCTGCAACTCAATCCACCATATTTTGATGGCATGATAGTCCCTTAGAAATGGACAAGTTTATAGCTGAGGCACTGACCCAAACTTCTCTTAAGTATGTCTGCAAAGTCTGGTGTGCTGTTTTGTGCAAATTGTTTAAAACATAACAGTTGCCATTGTGAACCGTGGTCCATatgatttctcttttcattaagTGATAATCACCACCGCGTCTGCTGTCTGCGTGCGAGAAGAACTTCAGGCgtgttttccatttcacaatctgacaaaaaccacaacacttaacagggggaaaaaaaggcattttatactgaaaataattgtttaaaaaaagctggGCTGTATTTCTTTATACATCAGATGTGTCTCCAGTTCACTTATGTCAAACATCCATTTACCCTAAGCATGCAAATGTCGAGATGCTTGTGAATGATTTGTTGATTGATTCATTCTTTGCCCATTTAAATCTGGaatttcttcagtgctttgtaAATGAAGGACACTTATCCTGGATGGTTTGATTATGCTGTGATCCTGTTgactttgtgtttttaaagcatgcTGGTAGAACAAATGTGATTTTATCCTCTTTATAGATATACCTGGTAATTgccaaaatttaagaaaaaataacttgtgGAACTTTTTAAACGTGATAATCTTTAACCTGGAGGAATAGCACACTGTTTTGCCAAGGGAATATGGGATAGCTCCAAAAATCTTTTGACTtgcacatgggaaaaaaaaaaacccgaaccTGGAAGCACTCTCACTAACAAATACTACTTACTTGTCCTTTCTTTGAGCCGTATTTTAAGCCCAAGATCAGCAGGATGAGTAGAGTGGGATTTTCATCTCagttattttggtttaaatCTGGAGTCATTTCACTAGGGGCTACTGTGGGCTGGTTTTATCTGACTCTTTCTCATTCTGGGGTGATTATCATTGGTTTGAGCCAACATGGTTTTTGGACGGTAGATGTTGCTGACCTAGTGCAAGCGGGTAATATGCAAGAGCAGAGGGTGCACAGGCTCCCCTGAAAGTACTGTATTTCATAGCATCCTGTACAGCACGGGGTTTCCAACTGTGTACAGCAACTTTATACAACTCTGTATCTAGCAGCTTACAGGGACAGGGATATCATCGTGTACTGTGTCACATCACATTTTGAAGACTGTGAGGATACTATAGAGAGGGGACAGCTGGCCAGCTACTGCGGTACGGGCGTAATTCTGGTGCCTCTAATCACGAGAGAAAGTACAGCTTAGTCATGCACGGAGTGCCTGTGGGAGATGAGCAACAGCACTTGCAGTTTTCTCAAgaattattataaaaaatacacaacACACATGccaatgaagaattaaaaagacatttgcaGAGGCTGCGATGAGTGTGATGACCCCTCCAGTCAGATATTTGCAGTGTCTTGGtagtttttatttcaaggaaCTGATGGCAAGATTGCTGATAGTATAGAGGTTTGTCCTGAGTCAAAAGTAAGGGAGAAATGTCTAGCTCCTTGCTAGCAGGAATGGAGCTGTGTCACTCTCTGTTCCTTAGGATGCAACCTTTGGGGGTGCAAAGATGGGCACCAGGAAGGCACAGCTAGTGCAAGCACGAGgcttgctttgcagcagcatgcTGCCACTCTGCAGTCACACTCCAGCCCTCTCATATCCACCACCCAAGAAATCCGTGCTGATGTCCAGGAGGGCCCAATGCTTTTATTCGTGTTGCTGTTTTCATGTGATGTTGGTTTTGCAATTGATATTTGGGTAGCAAAAGAAGAGGGGTGCTGGTcttgacattttgttttgttcctttcctgCAGAATTCAATCCGGCACAACTTGTCACTCCACAGCCGATTCGTCAGGGTGCAGAATGAAGGCACTGGGAAAAGCTCTTGGTGGATGATCAATCCAGACGGTGGAAAAGGTGGCAAGGCACCCCGGAGACGCGCTGTGTCAATGGACAACAGCAACAAGTACACGAAGAGCAGAGGGCGGGCGGCTAAGAAAAAGGCAGCCCTGCAGACTGCCCAGGAGACAAGCGAGGACAGCCCTTCTCAGCTCTCCAAGTGGCCAGGGAGTCCCACCTCCCGCAGCAGCGATGAGCTGGATGCATGGACAGATTTTCGCTCCCGTACAAATTCAAACGCCAGTACGATCAGCGGCCGCTTGTCACCGATTTTGGCAAGCACCGAACTAGATGATGTTCAAGATGATGATGCTCCACTCTCTCCCATGCTGTACAGTAGTCCATCGAGCTTGTCCCCATCGGTAAACAAACCGTGTACTGTGGAGTTGCCTAGGTTGACTGATATGGCTGGGACAATGAATTTGAACGATGGACTGACAGATAACCTCATGGATGATCTCTTGGACAATATAacactccctccctcccagcagtCGCCCACAGGAGGGATAATGCAGAGAAGCTCCAGTTTTCCGTATGGTTCCAAAGGTTCAGGGCTGGGTTCCCCGTCAAGTAGTTTCAACAACGCCGTGTTTGGGCCGTCATCCCTGAATTCCCTCCGCCAGTCGCCCATGCAGACTATTCAGGAGAACAAGCAGGCCaccttctcttccatttctcatTACAACAACCAGACACTGCAGGATCTCCTCGCCTCTGATGCACTTAGTCACAGCGATGTCATGATGACACAGTCTGACCCACTCATGTCACaagccagcacagctgtgtcCGCCCAGAATTCCCGCAGGAATATAATGCTCCGCAACGACCCCATGATGTCGTTTGCCGCGCAGTCGAGCCAGGGCGGTCTGGTCAATCAGAGCCTGCCTCATCACCAGCACCAGTCCCACAACTCCTCTCTTAGTGGCAGCCGTGCCTTGTCCAATTCCATCAGTAACATAGGCTTGAGTGACTCGAACAGCTTGGGATCCACCAAACATCAGCAGTCACCTGTCAATCAGTCTATGCAAACACTTTCTGACCCACTCTCAGGCTCCTCTTTGTACTCCTCTAGCGTGAACCTCCCGGTCATGGGACACGAGAAATTCCCAAGTGACTTGGACCTGGATATTTTCAATGGGAGCTTGGAGTGTGACATGGAGTCCATTATCCGCAGTGAACTCATGGATGCAGATGGGCTGG comes from Ciconia boyciana chromosome 3, ASM3463844v1, whole genome shotgun sequence and encodes:
- the FOXO3 gene encoding forkhead box protein O3 isoform X1, which produces MAEASPPAPLSPLDVELDPEFEPQSRPRSCTWPLQRPELQASPAKPAGEPPADAASMIPEEEDDEEEGGGSAMAVGSAAPAGGEAVAAATAVPEEAARLLAPLPGGGPEGPSLSPGGAAAAAGGGGLSGGPAAAAPRKCSSRRNAWGNLSYADLITRAIESSPEKRLTLSQIYDWMVRCVPYFKDKGDSNSSAGWKNSIRHNLSLHSRFVRVQNEGTGKSSWWMINPDGGKGGKAPRRRAVSMDNSNKYTKSRGRAAKKKAALQTAQETSEDSPSQLSKWPGSPTSRSSDELDAWTDFRSRTNSNASTISGRLSPILASTELDDVQDDDAPLSPMLYSSPSSLSPSVNKPCTVELPRLTDMAGTMNLNDGLTDNLMDDLLDNITLPPSQQSPTGGIMQRSSSFPYGSKGSGLGSPSSSFNNAVFGPSSLNSLRQSPMQTIQENKQATFSSISHYNNQTLQDLLASDALSHSDVMMTQSDPLMSQASTAVSAQNSRRNIMLRNDPMMSFAAQSSQGGLVNQSLPHHQHQSHNSSLSGSRALSNSISNIGLSDSNSLGSTKHQQSPVNQSMQTLSDPLSGSSLYSSSVNLPVMGHEKFPSDLDLDIFNGSLECDMESIIRSELMDADGLDFNFDSLISAQNVVSLNVGNFTGAKQASSQSWVPG